In Crinalium epipsammum PCC 9333, the genomic window TCTGGCAAAAAACTCTCGCAACGACAACCGCCAAAAATCAGGCAGTGCTATCTATTGCCAATTTGTGCAAGTTAGAAGAAAGTACTGCTGAACTCGCTGTACCCCAATCGCACCTAACAAAATTTGAGGGATATAAAGCCAAAATTACCAAAATGTTGGGCGAAGTTACAGGCAGAGAAATCACTTTAACCCTAGTAGCAGAGAAAAATCAATGATTATTGCATTAATTGGAGATGATGATTACAACATCAAGAAAAGAGTAGCTTCACTACTGGGGGAATTAGACCCAAAGTGGAAGGATTTTAACTACCACAGATTTTCTGGAGACACCCAATTAAAAAGCGCAATTAACTGTGCGCTCACACCAGCTTTTGGGGATCAAAAACATAAGCTTGTGGTGATAGAAGAATGTCACTTTGGCAATTGGGGAGAAACAGCCCTAAAACTATTTGAGCTACTACCTAAAATTCACATCTGCACTAAGTTGGTGTTTGTAGCAACGAATATAGACAAACGGCTCAAAGTTACCAAGGGATTACTAAAACACGCCAAATTGATAGAGTTCAATCTAGCTCCGCCCTGGCGAACTGATTTAATCAGTGGTGCGATCGCAGCCCAAGCCAAAGCACTCAAACTAACCCTCAATAGAGAATGCCTTGACTACCTAACAGAAGCCATAGGCAATAACTCTGCGCGGGCTGAATCCGAACTCACCAAACTAGCAACTTACAGCACCACCCAGAAGCTAACACTCCAAGATATTCAAGAGTTAGTACCAACGCTTACTCAAAATAGTTTACAGCTAGCAGAAGCCATGAGGAAAAACGACCCTCATAAAGCGATGGCATGGCTAAACGAACTACTAGCTCGCGGTGAAATGCCCATTGTTGTCGTGAGGACACTGCAAACTCAATTCAGAACTTGGCTGTGGGTAAAATCTGCGATCGCATCAGGAATGAAACAAGATTTAGAAATAGCTAAATTCTGCAATCTTGGTAATCCTAAGCGTGTTTATTTCCTTAAACAGGAAGTAGCAAAGTGTACAGTTGCATCTCTCAGTACAGCACAACGAACATTGCTGGAATTGGAGGTAGCACTAAAGCAAGGGGAGTCTCCAACCCAACTAATGCTTCCGTACATTCTAAATGTTACCATACTGTTCTAGTCTGTAATATTGTATACCCAATTATTAAATTGGGTACTTTTTTTCAATGAGTTAAGAACGATGTTTTCTCTGCATTTTAAAAATATATAAAATCAGAAAAATTATATATTACCGCTAACGCGGAAACCCATTGAATGTTATTAAATTTTTACCATGCTAACAACAATAAAAAGAAACCCTAGCGATCCACTCTTAAGACCAGACTATATCCGCTTTAGTTGGAGACAATACAAATCCTTTGAAACGGGATATCCAGAGTATCACGAACTTAGTTGCAGATACCCTAAGCCACCAAAACCAACAAGAAACTATCAAGAGCAAGACCTACTTGACTTAGAAGAAAAATTAAAAGTTAAATCCAGAAGAAAGTGAAGATTTGTAAATATACGATAGCTAGATCTTAGAAATAGTCTTATACACCCCGAAAAGGGTAGTTTTTTTTAATAAATCACCTTGCGGTGATTGTAGATAAAATTTAGTTACAGCTTAAGCAAATGGAACTTACACAAGTAGACATAGACCAATGCACCCGAACTCAAAAAACCTATGTGCATAGACTAGGGATAGCAGAAACCTACGCACATAGAGTGGGTATAACAGAAATTCATTACACCGAAGGAGTGCATTTAGTAGCAACCAAAGGCAAGGCGTTTTGGCTACTAGCGGCAATACTTTCATATCAAAATAGCCCCGTAATAAAACAAACTGAATTAAAGGATTTTCAACTATGGGAATTGAATGTTTCTGAAAACAAAACCGCAGTACTAACTTGCAGAATTGATGATGATTTACCCCCGCTAATTTCACAAAAAATTGCCATTACAGATTTCCCCTTACCGTACCTGCGATTAATCTACTTCAGTGATGTACTCAGATTATTTTCAGAATGTAAATAAGACGTAATCAACAAAATAAAGGAACACAAAAATAGCATTCACCACCCATAAAAGGGTGCTTTTTTGAGTAAATCACCTTCCGGTGATTTTATAAGAAACTTAATTACAAAAAAAATCAAATGACGCTGACACAAGCAGATATTGATCAGTCCAGAATAAGTGAAAACAATTATAGCCATTCTATAGGTAGTTTGAAAATCAATTATACGGATGGAGTATACCTAGTAGCAACTGAAAGCAAAGCTTTTTGGTTGCTAAATGTGATTTTATCTTACCAAATTTATCCAGTTTTAAACTCACATGAATTAAAAAGATTTCAACTTTGGGAATTAACTGTTAATGAAGATAAAAGTGCTTTAGTTACTTGCAGAAAGAGCGAAAATTCATCTATAATATTTTCACAAAAATTTGAAAAAACAGACTTCCCACTACCTTTGCTACAACTATATTTAATTGACGGAACCTTAATGCTACCCTCTGAAAACTAAACTAAAAATTCAAAAAGATGGACAAAACATTATTTAATCTCAATGATTACAAGGGGGCGGAAGCCCCTAAAATACTCAGCGTTGAGTCTATTCCCACAAGTGCAAAAGTTCCCATTCCTGCTGGTACTTACAATTCAATCAAAGGTATTAGGCAGCACTGTAACAACTGCCAACGCTGCCCACTTGGAGAGACTCGTACACACGCTGTTGTAGGACGCGGCAATCGTCACGCTCCAGTAATGGTGATTGGCGAAGCACCTGGAGCGCAAGAAGACGAAACTGGTAAACCATTCG contains:
- the holA gene encoding DNA polymerase III subunit delta — protein: MIIALIGDDDYNIKKRVASLLGELDPKWKDFNYHRFSGDTQLKSAINCALTPAFGDQKHKLVVIEECHFGNWGETALKLFELLPKIHICTKLVFVATNIDKRLKVTKGLLKHAKLIEFNLAPPWRTDLISGAIAAQAKALKLTLNRECLDYLTEAIGNNSARAESELTKLATYSTTQKLTLQDIQELVPTLTQNSLQLAEAMRKNDPHKAMAWLNELLARGEMPIVVVRTLQTQFRTWLWVKSAIASGMKQDLEIAKFCNLGNPKRVYFLKQEVAKCTVASLSTAQRTLLELEVALKQGESPTQLMLPYILNVTILF
- a CDS encoding DUF6876 family protein; protein product: MELTQVDIDQCTRTQKTYVHRLGIAETYAHRVGITEIHYTEGVHLVATKGKAFWLLAAILSYQNSPVIKQTELKDFQLWELNVSENKTAVLTCRIDDDLPPLISQKIAITDFPLPYLRLIYFSDVLRLFSECK
- a CDS encoding DUF6876 family protein, translating into MTLTQADIDQSRISENNYSHSIGSLKINYTDGVYLVATESKAFWLLNVILSYQIYPVLNSHELKRFQLWELTVNEDKSALVTCRKSENSSIIFSQKFEKTDFPLPLLQLYLIDGTLMLPSEN